From a single Pseudomonadota bacterium genomic region:
- a CDS encoding glycerol kinase: MRCPSGGCACPDISFRWRGSGAWRWRLRRTDLERVIAIDQGTTATKVFTLDAEGGFTSIMARPHRQHRPHPEWVEHDPEELVAGIVAGLAAAGEGRAIGLANQGETVVAWDGETGRPLYNAIVWQDARTRAFIDRLKADGSEALTLARAGLPLDPYFSASKLRWLLDHAEGAGSLLAAGRLRLGTSDAFFLDRLCGCFATDVTTASRTSLMNLATRDWDPELCRLFGVPLSALPPIRPTVGEFGRIGGSGTAVVASIVDQQAALFGHGCRRAGDAKITFGTGAFALMLTGGGPKGDPSSGLLPTVAWQIGREVSYALDGGVYNAGSAIDWLKSLGLFKDYGELDGFSGPSMLARGLVFVPALSGLGAPYWDRSAAGLWLGLGLETSRADLLRSALEGIALRAAQVLERMASSASLAGPLSIDGGLSRNRFFLETLAAATGLAVKVPMIADLTAYGVGLCALLGAGLVPRISELPQAPSGAVIEPEQCLERSLKERFAQAVERARSWR, from the coding sequence ATGCGCTGCCCGAGCGGCGGCTGCGCCTGCCCGGACATCTCGTTTCGGTGGAGGGGCTCCGGAGCCTGGAGGTGGCGCTTGCGCCGGACTGACTTAGAACGCGTCATTGCCATCGATCAAGGGACCACCGCGACCAAGGTGTTCACCTTGGATGCCGAAGGCGGTTTCACCTCGATCATGGCGCGGCCCCATCGTCAGCATCGGCCCCACCCGGAATGGGTCGAGCACGACCCGGAGGAGCTCGTCGCCGGCATCGTTGCCGGTCTCGCAGCCGCCGGGGAGGGACGCGCCATCGGCCTTGCCAATCAAGGCGAGACCGTCGTCGCCTGGGATGGCGAGACCGGCCGTCCGCTTTACAACGCCATCGTCTGGCAGGACGCGCGCACGCGAGCCTTCATCGACCGGCTGAAGGCCGATGGGTCGGAGGCCCTGACCTTGGCCAGGGCCGGATTGCCGCTGGATCCGTATTTCTCCGCCAGCAAGCTCCGCTGGCTCCTGGATCACGCCGAGGGCGCGGGCTCGCTGCTGGCGGCGGGCCGGCTGCGTCTTGGCACCAGCGATGCGTTTTTCCTCGATCGGCTGTGCGGATGCTTCGCGACCGACGTCACCACCGCGTCGCGCACCAGCCTCATGAACCTCGCCACCCGCGACTGGGATCCGGAGCTCTGCCGCCTCTTCGGCGTGCCGCTCTCGGCCTTGCCGCCGATCCGTCCGACGGTCGGCGAATTCGGCCGGATCGGCGGCAGCGGGACGGCGGTGGTGGCCTCGATCGTCGATCAGCAGGCTGCCCTTTTCGGTCATGGCTGCCGCCGCGCGGGCGACGCCAAGATCACCTTCGGCACCGGCGCCTTCGCCCTCATGCTGACCGGCGGTGGGCCCAAGGGCGATCCGTCGAGCGGCCTGTTGCCGACGGTCGCTTGGCAGATCGGCCGGGAGGTCAGCTACGCGCTCGATGGCGGGGTGTACAACGCCGGCTCGGCCATCGACTGGCTGAAATCGCTCGGCCTCTTCAAGGATTATGGCGAGCTCGACGGCTTTAGCGGTCCCTCCATGCTCGCGCGCGGTCTCGTCTTCGTGCCCGCGCTCTCCGGGCTGGGCGCTCCCTATTGGGATCGCAGCGCCGCCGGGCTCTGGCTCGGGCTCGGGCTCGAGACCAGCCGCGCCGATCTCCTGCGTTCGGCGCTCGAAGGCATTGCGCTCCGCGCCGCCCAGGTGCTGGAGCGAATGGCATCCTCGGCATCGCTCGCCGGCCCGCTCTCGATCGATGGCGGCTTGAGCCGGAACCGGTTCTTCCTCGAGACCCTCGCCGCCGCCACCGGGCTCGCGGTCAAGGTCCCGATGATCGCCGACCTCACGGCCTACGGCGTCGGCCTTTGCGCCTTGCTCGGCGCCGGCCTGGTGCCACGGATCTCAGAGCTGCCGCAAGCCCCATCGGGGGCGGTCATCGAGCCGGAGCAATGCCTGGAAAGAAGCCTCAAGGAACGCTTCGCTCAGGCGGTCGAGCGGGCGCGCTCCTGGCGCTGA